A stretch of the Denticeps clupeoides chromosome 6, fDenClu1.1, whole genome shotgun sequence genome encodes the following:
- the dhrs11a gene encoding dehydrogenase/reductase SDR family member 11a: MERWKGRVALVTGASVGIGAAVARTLVQQGMKVVGCGRSVDKIEKLAAECQSAGYSGTLIPYKCDLSNEEEILSMFSAIKTLHRGVDVCINNAGLAHNEPLLSGRTEGWRKMIDVNVLALSICTREAYQSMRERGVDDGHIININSMAGHRVVPGADEHFYCATKYAVTALTEGLRQELREAKTHIRATSISPGIVETEFAFRHYDSDPEKAAAVYESIKCLKAADIASAVTYVLSAPPHVQIGDVQMRPVEQVS; this comes from the exons ATGGAGCGCTGGAAGGGCCGAGTGGCGCTGGTGACCGGCGCGTCGGTGGGCATCGGGGCGGCGGTGGCGCGGACGCTGGTCCAGCAGGGCATGAAGGTGGTCGGGTGCGGGCGCAGCGTGGACAAGATCGAG AAGCTAGCGGCGGAGTGCCAGAGCGCGGGCTACAGCGGGACCCTCATCCCCTACAAGTGCGACCTGTCCAACGAGGAGGAGATCCTGTCCATGTTCTCGGCCATTAAGACGCTGCACCGGGGCGTGGACGTTTGCATCAACAACGCCGGCCTCGCCCACAACGAGCCCCTCCTCAGCGGCAGGACAGAGGGCTGGAGAAAAATGATTGAT GTGAATGTGTTAGCCCTGTCCATCTGCACACGTGAGGCCTACCAGTCCATGAGGGAGAGGGGCGTCGACGATGGCCACATCATCAACATTAACAG TATGGCGGGACACAGGGTCGTCCCTGGTGCAGACGAGCACTTCTACTGCGCCACCAAGTACGCGGTGACGGCGCTGACCGAGGGGCTGCGACAGGAGCTGCGTGAGGCCAAGACCCACATTCGAGCCACG TCTATCTCCCCTGGGATAGTGGAGACAGAATTTGCCTTCAGGCACTATGACAGTGACCCAGAGAAGGCTGCAGCCGTATATGAGAGCATTAAg TGTTTGAAAGCTGCGGACATAGCGAGTGCTGTAACATACGTCCTCAGTGCTCCACCTCACGTTCAG ATCGGAGATGTGCAGATGAGGCCGGTGGAGCAGGTGTCATAG
- the myo19 gene encoding unconventional myosin-XIX, with translation MASMKAKDGGVSSSAGTGALKSKEQGRELSRPGKLSGKGDSLEGEVRAFLTDEGELHTYDDLTKVNPVTPATVLRCLQARYRARVFYTHAGCTLVALNPFQPVPHLYSPAVMKEYHHAAQPQEFKPHIFIVAEGAYRNVQGQVEPANQSLVVSGESGAGKTWTSRCLMKYYATVASSSDGRQDTVERVERRVLDSNPVMEAFGNACTLRNSNSSRFGKYVQLQLNRSQLLVGASVQTYLLEKTRVAFQAPSERNFHIFYQMVKGATAQQRQEWRMAPDQTFAWLPSAERGLEEDRFQGTLEAMVHLGIDEEKRGQIFRVLAGLLHLGNVTFGASSDESQPCGLPENARGSLQTTAELLKVPPEELQTCLRFRSLKAGKQSALLKPCSQSECSVRRDCLAKLVYAHLFDWLVAFINSSICADSSEWSNFIGLLDVYGFECFLLNHLEQLCINYANEKLQQHFVAHYLKAQQEEYVSEGLEWSFVKYQDNQGCLDLIEGSPVSVFSLLNEECRLNRPSDAGQFRVRLEKELSPNGSISWDKFNKQPHFTVAHYAGNVSYQIPGMMEKNKDPVPPELVQMLQRSEEPLLLALFAKTNVEDSTTKGHSKVVTVVSKFKSSLESLMKILHSTTPHYTRCIKPNPDCRPLTFKKEEVILQLEACGIVETINISAAGFPIRIPYARFLQRYGAVAASRVWAQLDCDRGSEQEHTDILSSAVADVLREVLKSCCPDPWLPHGGHAHSSLVHCGKTKVFVTHAMLELLERWRDRARSERAFRIQCCWRRYRRRRRGAERRAAILIQAAIRTWLVRREIQIWQKAAAVIQRRWRKWRALMDALAEAELDDAEDLQEKDLATEPILDPLVRERGSVQLSSLQEPVTVRSWPLGLVLASPPSISVSLTAKGFQKVVSMMATLRIPFRNGGYKVETNQFDQGVASIRAQPRGSIKLHFQKSPLLYADMHPGNKVDSVTGFNQILLEKT, from the exons ATGGCGAGCATGAAAGCGAAGGACGGCGGCGTCTCTTCCTCGGCAGGGACCGGCGCGCTCAAGTCCAAGGAACAGGGACGAGAACTGTCCCGGCCAGGGAAG CTGAGCGGAAAGGGCGACTCCCTGGAAGGCGAAGTCCGGGCCTTTCTGACAGACGAGGGCGAGCTCCACACCTACGACGACCTGACCAAAGTAAACCCCGTCACGCCGGCCACGG TCCTGAGATGCCTGCAGGCCAGGTACCGGGCCAGGGTGTTCTACACCCACGCCGGCTGCACCCTGGTCGCCCTCAACCCCTTCCAGCCCGTTCCGCACCTCTACTCCCCGGCTGTGATGAAGGAGTACCACCACGCCGCGCAGCCGCAG GAGTTTAAGCCGCACATCTTCATCGTGGCGGAGGGGGCGTACAGGAACGTCCAGGGCCAGGTGGAACCTGCCAACCAGTCGCTGGTGGTCAGCGGGGAAAGCGGAGCCGGGAAG ACGTGGACGTCCCGCTGTCTGATGAAGTACTACGCCACGGTCGCGTCCTCGTCCGACGGCCGCCAGGACACGGTGGAGAGGGTCGAGAGGAGGGTCCTGGACTCCAATCCCGTCATGGAGGCCTTCG GGAACGCATGCACGTTACggaacagcaacagcagccgcTTCGGGAAGTACGTCCAGCTCCAGCTGAACAG GTCCCAGCTGCTGGTCGGGGCGTCGGTTCAGACgtacctgctggagaagaccaGGGTCGCCTTCCAAGCTCCCAGCGAGAGGAATTTCCACATTTTCTACCAG ATGGTGAAAGGTGCCACGGCGCAGCAGAGACAGGAGTGGAGAATGGCGCCCGACCAGACCTTCGCCTGGCTGCCCAGCGCGGAGCGCGGTCTGGAGG AGGATCGTTTCCAGGGGACGCTGGAGGCCATGGTCCATCTTGGAATTGATGAGGAGAAGAGGGGACAGATATTCAGG GTTTTAGCGGGACTGCTCCATCTGGGGAACGTCACCTTTGGAGCCTCCTCTGACGAGTCTCAGCCCTGTGGGTTGCCGGAGAACGCCAGAG GTTCCCTGCAGACGACGGCGGAGCTGCTGAAGGTTCCTCCAGAGGAGCTGCAGACCTGTCTGAGGTTCAGGTCCCTGAAGGCGGGGAAACAGAGTGCCCTGCTGAAGCcctgcagccaatcagagtgcagCGTTCGCAGGGACTGTCTGGCCAAACTCGTCTACGCTCA TCTGTTCGACTGGCTGGTTGCCTTCATCAACAGCAGCATCTGCGCAGACAGCTCCGAGTGGAGCAACTTCATAG GTCTTCTGGACGTCTACGGCTTCGAGTGCTTCCTCCTGAACCACCTGGAGCAGCTGTGCATCAACTACGCCAACGAGAAGCTGCAGCAGCATTTTGTGGCTCATTATCTTAAAGCCCAGCAG gAGGAGTACGTGTCTGAGGGACTGGAATGGTCCTTTGTTAAATACCAGGACAACCAGGGCTGTCTGGACCTGATTGAGGGCAGCCCCGTCAgtgtcttttctctcctcaaTGAG GAGTGCCGCCTTAACCGGCCATCAGATGCCGGCCAGTTCAGAGTTCGCCTGGAGAAAGAACTGTCCCCCAACGGCAGCATCAGCTGGGACAAGTTCAACAAGCAGCCGCACTTCACCGTGGCGCACTACGCCGGCAACGTCAGCTACCAGATCCCGGGCATGATGGAGAAGAACAAG GACCCTGTCCCTCCTGAGCTGGTTCAGATGCTCCAGAGATCTGAGGAGCCTCTGCTGCTCGCTCTGTTTGCCAAGACCAATGTTGAAGATTCAACCACGAAAGGCCACAGCAAAGTGGTCACCGTGGTTTCCAAATTCAAG AGCTCCCTGGAGAGCCTGATGAAGATCCTGCACAGCACCACGCCCCACTACACCCGCTGCATCAAACCCAACCCTGACTGCAGGCCGCTGACCTTCAAAAAGGAGGAG GTCATCCTGCAGCTGGAGGCCTGTGGAATCGTGGAGACCATAAACATAAGTGCAGCCGGGTTCCCCATCAG GATTCCTTACGCACGGTTCCTCCAACGTTACGGAGCCGTAGCTGCTTCCAGAGTCTGGGCCCAGCTGGACTGTGACCGTG GATCAGAGCAGGAACACACAGATATCCTCAGCTCAGCCGTGGCGGATGTTCTCAGGGaggttttaaaaagctgctgCCCTGATCCCTGGCTGCCACAcggtggccacgcccacagctCCCTGGTGCACTGTGGGAAAACCAAGGTCTTTGTGACGCATGCCATG CTGGAACTGCTGGAGCGGTGGCGCGACCGAGCACGCTCAGAGAGAGCCTTCCGCATCCAGTGCTGCTGGCGCCGCTACCGCAGGCGGAGACGTGGGGCCGAGAGACGAGCCGCCATCCTCATCCAAGCAG CTATTCGTACTTGGCTGGTCCGAAGAGAAATCCAGATCTGGCAGAAAGCAGCTGCCGTCATCCAGAGGCGATGGAGGAAGTGGAGG GCCCTGATGGATGCCCTGGCCGAGGCGGAGCTGGATGACGCTGAGGACCTGCAGGAAAAGGATCTGGCGACGGAACCCATTTTGGATCCCTTGGTGAGAGAAAGGGGCTCAGTGCAGCTCTCCAGCCTCCAGGAACCGGTCACGGTGCGAAGCTGGCCACTCGGACTCGTCCTGGCCTCGCCCCCCAGCATCTCTGTGTCTCTGACCGCCAAGGGTTTCCAGAAGGTCGTGTCCATGATGGCCACGCTGAGAATACCCTTCAGGAATGGGGGCTACAAAGTCGAGACCAACCAGTTTGACCAAGGAGTGGCGTCCATCAGAGCCCAGCCTCGG GGCTCCATTAAACTCCACTTTCAGAAATCCCCACTGCTGTACGCTGACATGCATCCTGGAAACAAGGTGGACTCAGTCACTGGTTTCAACCAGATCCTCCTGGAGAAAACCTGA
- the ggnbp2 gene encoding gametogenetin-binding protein 2, with product MARLVAVCREGEEEHRFHPRQIPLFISDALTMVIEFSDNVLDLSRHHVGTVQVKQFVQYHSMLKPQDLSVSMAVTSREVLSALSQLVPCVGCRRSVERLFSQLVESGNPALEPLTVHPTGVLSLSRTCAADARKLYTLFYVHGSKLNDMIDAIPKSKKNKRCQLHSLDTHKPRPLGGSWMDVWELMSQECRDEVVLIDSACLLETLETYLRKHRFCTDCKNKVLRAYNILVGELDCGKEKGYCAALYEGLRCCPQERHVHVCGETDFIAHLLGRAEPEFAGGYERRERHAKTIDVAQEEVLTCLGIHLYERLHRIWQKLRAEEQTWQMLFYLGVDALRKSFEVAVEKVQGISRLEQLCEELSEEERARELKQEKKRQKRKNRRKNKCEPDADAKDKSLDEGSMESVDGTCKDCGSVEELGVCPEVTCSAAGILGSPKAKKGPSPHCNGSDCGYSSSMEGSEAGSREGSDVACSEGICNHDETGEFSCGHRCSEGKDEDCVDSCVECWANVEDENVKGKNKKKKRKSKPEPCGGGQGCAAGVGRRGNPATVHGTTFALRACRTKAVCSRKGASHLPDPCQGCPAKSLMELLDESEVTSDEDTCLTQDEIQTFVESNKSFMSNRDQYRQNLKDNFTKYCRLNEQRKPSCTREWLPATSVN from the exons ATGGCGCGCCTGGTTGCCGTGTGCAGGGAGGGTGAAGAGGAGCACCGCTTCCACCCGAGACAGATCCCGCTCTTCATCAGCGACGCCCTGACG ATGGTGATTGAGTTCTCGGACAACGTCCTGGACCTCAGCCGTCACCATGTCGGCACTGTGCAAGTGAAGCAGTTTGTTCAG TATCACAGCATGCTGAAGCCGCAGGACCTGAGCGTGTCCATGGCGGTGACGTCGCGGGAGGTCCTCAGCGCCCTGTCGCAGCTGGTGCCCTGCGTGGGCTGCCGGCGGAGCGTGGAGCGCCTCTTCTCTCAGCTGGTGGAGTCGGGGAACCCGGCGCTCGAGCCGCTGACCGTCCACCCCACCGGCGTCCTGTCTCTCAGCAGGACCTGCGCGGCCGACGCTCGGAAACTCTACACCCTCTTCTACGTCCACGG GTCGAAACTGAACGACATGATCGACGCCATCCCGAAAAGCAAAAAGAACAAGCGCTGCCAGCTGCACTCACTAGACACGCACAAGCCGAGACCGCTGGG TGGGAGCTGGATGGACGTCTGGGAGCTCATGTCTCAGGAGTGCAGAGACGAGGTCGTGTTGATTGACAGCGCGTGTCTGCTGGAGACCCTCGAGACGTACTTGAGAAAGCACAG GTTCTGCACGGACTGCAAGAACAAGGTGCTGCGGGCGTACAACATCCTGGTGGGCGAGCTGGACTGCGGCAAGGAGAAGGGCTACTGCGCGGCGCTGTACGAGGGCCTGCGCTGCTGCCCGCAGGAGCGCCACGTCCACGTCTGCGGCGAGACCGACTTCATCGCGCACCTCCTGGGCCGGGCGGAGCCCGAGTTCGCCGGCGGATACGA GCGCAGAGAGCGACACGCAAAAACCATTGACGTAGCACAAGAGGAGGTCCTCACCTGTCTGGGCATTCACCTGTACGAGCGCCTGCACCGCATCTGGCAGAAGCTGCGGGCCGAGGAGCAGACGTGGCAGATGCTCTTCTACCTGGGCGTGGACGCGCTGCGGAAAAGCTTCGAG GTGGCCGTGGAGAAGGTGCAGGGCATCAGCCGGCTGGAGCAGCTCTGCGAGGAGCTCTCCGAGGAGGAGCGGGCGCGCGAACTCAAGCAGGAGAAGAAGCGGCAGAAGCGCAAGAACCGGCGCAAGAACAAGTGCGAGCCGGACGCTGACGCCAAGGACAAGAGTCTGGACGAG GGCTCGATGGAGTCGGTGGACGGCACCTGCAAGGACTGCGGGAGCGTCGAGGAGTTGGGCGTCTGTCCAGAGGTCACCTGCTCCGCAGCCGGCATCCTGGGTTCGCCGAAAGCCAAGAAGG GTCCGTCCCCGCACTGTAACGGCAGCGACTGCGGCTACTCGTCCAGCATGGAGGGCAGCGAGGCCGGCTCCCGGGAGGGCTCGGACGTGGCCTGCAGCGAGGGCATCTGCAACCACGACGAAACCG GCGAGTTCTCCTGCGGCCACCGCTGCTCGGAGGGGAAGGACGAGGACTGCGTGGACAGCTGCGTCGAGTGCTGGGCCAACGTGGAGGACGAGAACGTCAAGGGCaagaataagaagaagaagcggAAAAGCAAGCCTGAGCCGTGCGGCGGCGGTCAG GGCTGCGCGGCTGGTGTTGGCAGGAGAGGGAACCCTGCGACGGTCCACGGCACAACCTTCGCCCTGCGCGCGTGCCGAACGAAGGCCGTGTGCAGTCGTAAGGGCGCCAGTCACCTTCCTGACCCGTGCCAGGGCTGCCCTGCGAAGAGCCTGATGGAACTGCTG GATGAATCGGAAGTGACCTCAGATGAAGACACCTGTCTCACCCAGGACGAGATCCAGACGTTTGTCGAAAGCAACAAGTCATTTATGAGCAACCGGGATCAGTACAGACAGAACTTGAAGGATAACTTCACCAAATACTGCCGCCTGAACGAGCAGAGGAAGCCGTCCTGCACCAGAGAGTGGCTCCCTGCGACCAGCGTCAACTGA
- the znhit3 gene encoding zinc finger HIT domain-containing protein 3 — MQLCAVCDQQAPKYRCPACQVRYCSVGCCKKHKEECKPQARPATAAAPEGRQPCAGAEEPLAVHDLLNEDDQTDAVPLPSLKQLGESEALRDLLLNPHLRRLLAAVDGAQNKAEAMKTAMQEPLFVEFADQCLKVVEPADTEIY, encoded by the exons ATGCAGCTCTGCGCCGTGTGCGACCAGCAAGCGCCCAAATACCGCTGTCCGGCCTGCCAAGTTCGATA CTGTTCAGTCGGTTGCTGCAAGAAACACaaag AGGAATGTAAGCCCCAAGCACGACCCGCTACCGCCGCCGCACCAGAAGGGAGGCAGCCATGCGCAGGAG CGGAGGAACCGTTGGCCGTCCACGACCTCCTGAACGAAGATGACCAGACCGACGCGGTACCGCTGCCATCTCTGAAGCAGCTCG GTGAAAGCGAAGCCCTGAGGGACCTGCTGCTCAACCCCCACCTCAGACGGCTGCTGGCCGCGGTGGACGGTGCCCAGAACAAGGCCGAGGCCATGAAGACGGCCATGCAGGAGCCCCTGTTTGTAGAGTTTGCCGACCAGTGCCTGAAAGTAGTTGAACCTGCAGATACTGAGATATATTGA
- the pigw gene encoding phosphatidylinositol-glycan biosynthesis class W protein: MSGVMTRKELKEAFVSHLNGTSLGEVALGSFLAPLCLLGRGLLVTLHHLSRGAPPRTWTSHLLRDFALLTLPLVLSCTVLSDVLHWVIAGLALVDCALLFRVCRGAERPGALSSTLDRFLKTKVEPGVVPFVTVFRVLVNVKTAISILAVDFAVFPRRYAKTETYGTGVMDFGVGAFVLANALVSPEARKKASKGSRFSHALKQFWSVWPLVLLGMARLLSLKVTGYQEHVSEYGVHWNFFFTLAIVRVSASGLLAIFPANKSWLVALLIAAVYQVSLEATGLKAFLVHNGDRTSGFLVANKEGIFSVVGYVAIYMAGVQIGLYVMETRVLVRDWLRVLMNLMLGSVTLYVVLYFSQTFVDPVSRRMANASFCIWTTGQALFFLSLLGVADLILLYSKFMSNSSSVASSWNVCEKKSGSRQNVDGLCLLQSINRNQLLFFLLANVLTGLTNACVDTVNCGPVHSVCALLAYMFVNSAVMFILHRRQMTVKFW; this comes from the exons ATGTCCGGA GTAATGACCCGGAAGGAGTTGAAGGAGGCCTTTGTCAGCCACCTGAACGGGACGAGTCTGGGAGAGGTGGCCCTGGGCTCCTTTCTGGCGCCGCTCTGCCTCCTCGGCAGGGGTCTCCTCGTCACGCTCCATCACCTGTCCCGGGGAGCTCCGCCTCGGACCTGGACGTCCCACCTGCTGCGGGACTTTGCCCTGCTGACGCTGCCCCTGGTCCTGTCCTGCACCGTGCTCAGCGATGTCCTCCACTGGGTCATCGCGGGCCTCGCGCTCGTCGATTGCGCCCTTCTGTTCCGAGTCTGTCGCGGGGCCGAGCGGCCGGGGGCCTTGTCCAGCACCCTGGACAGATTCCTGAAGACTAAGGTGGAGCCTGGCGTGGTGCCGTTTGTCACGGTTTTCAGGGTGCTGGTTAACGTGAAGACCGCCATAAGCATCCTCGCCGTAGACTTCGCCGTCTTTCCGCGGCGCTATGCAAAAACCGAAACCTACGGCACCGGTGTCATGGACTTTGGTGTCGGGGCCTTCGTCTTAGCCAATGCACTGGTGTCCCCAGAGGCCCGCAAAAAAGCATCCAAAGGGTCCCGGTTTAGCCACGCCCTGAAGCAGTTTTGGTCTGTCTGGCCCCTTGTTCTTCTCGGGATGGCCAGGTTGCTGAGTCTCAAAGTGACGGGATATCAGGAACACGTCTCGGAGTATGGAGTCCACTGGAACTTCTTCTTCACTCTAGCCATAGTCCGAGTATCTGCTTCAGGACTGCTGGCCATATTCCCCGCCAACAAGTCCTGGCTCGTCGCCCTTCTGATTGCTGCGGTTTACCAGGTTTCTCTGGAGGCGACCGGCCTGAAGGCCTTCCTCGTCCACAACGGTGACAGGACATCGGGGTTCCTCGTGGCGAATAAGGAGGGGATCTTCTCTGTCGTGGGCTACGTGGCCATCTACATGGCTGGCGTGCAGATTGGACTCTATGTAATGGAGACCAGAGTTCTGGTCAGAGATTGGCTGAGAGTTCTGATGAATCTCATGCTGGGATCGGTCACTCTCTATGTTGTGTTATACTTCAGCCAGACGTTTGTAGATCCCGTCTCGCGTAGGATGGCCAACGCGTCCTTTTGCATCTGGACCACCGGCCAggctttgtttttcttgtccCTTTTGGGCGTTGCCGATCTCATTTTGCTTTATTCTAAATTCATGTCGAACTCTTCATCTGTGGCCAGCTCGTGGAACGTGTGTGAGAAGAAGTCGGGGAGCCGTCAGAACGTGGACGGCCTCTGTCTCCTTCAGTCCATCAACCGGAACCAGCTGCTGTTTTTCTTGCTCGCCAATGTGCTGACCGGCCTGACCAACGCCTGCGTGGATACCGTGAACTGCGGGCCCGTACATTCCGTATGCGCGCTGCTGGCGTATATGTTTGTTAACAGTGCGGTCATGTTTATTTTGCACCGTCGACAAATGACTGTTAAATTCTGGTga
- the LOC114791950 gene encoding nuclear protein 2-like, whose amino-acid sequence MAADLDRLASFEESHYDEYEYYNLVDYSCHAGGKGRTKREIGLNTNRPCPAGHERKIAEKYHNSEVKRRRTKSSSS is encoded by the coding sequence ATGGCCGCAGACCTGGACAGGCTGGCCTCGTTCGAGGAGTCGCACTACGACGAATACGAGTACTACAACCTGGTCGACTACTCCTGCCACGCCGGGGGTAAAGGACGGACCAAGAGGGAGATCGGGCTGAACACGAACCGCCCCTGCCCCGCAGGACACGAGCGCAAGATCGCGGAGAAGTACCACAACAGCGAGGTGAAGCGCAGGAGGACCAAGAGCTCGTCGTCGTGA